One Bacteroidales bacterium DNA window includes the following coding sequences:
- a CDS encoding efflux RND transporter permease subunit: MSLASTSIKRPVLTTVFSLVIIIFGIIGLTYLGIREFPNVDPPIISVNTNYPGANSDVIETQITEPLEQAINGIPGIRVLTSNSRQGRSNITVEFELSVDMETAANDVRDKVSQAQRRLPRDCDPPTVSKADADTRPIIMIAVKSPKRSLLEISEIADLTFKEQLQTVPGVSSVAIWGEKRYAMRIWLDPQKLAGYQLTPLDVKNAILRENVELPAGSIEGSNTELTIRALGLMSTPQEYNALILRQTGDQIVRVSDIGRAELGPEELRGIAKMNGVPMIATAIIPQPGANHIEIADEVYKRLEYIKKNLPSDVTYEIGLDNSKYIRASIKEVLSTIYLAFFLVVIIIFAFLRDWRTTLIPMLVIPVSLIGSFFVMYLFGFSINVLTLLAIVLSIGLVVDDAIVMMENIYVKIEKGMSPLEAGFKGSNEIFFAIISTTLTLIAVFIPIVFLEGMTGRLFREFSIVIAGAVAISAFVALTLTPMLSTKLLKTRHKRSNTYNFTEKFFVSFNNAYQKSLNAFLNKKYISLIILFSAIILIFIFWRSIPAEMAPLEDRSQMNVNITSQEGATYDFKLKYIDEVDELVKKIIPEYDKITTMVRTDWSVVQILLVDPSKRKRTQQEMAIQLTNELRKKTRARASVIQQSTFGGRRAGLPVQYVIQAPNIDKLREILPEFMTKVQENPTFVMADVNLKFTKPELQIVINRDKANLLGVSTENIGQTLQLALSGQRFGYFIMNGKQYQILGELARADRNKPLDLKSLYVRNNNGDMVQLDNFVSLQESTAPPQLFRHNRFVAATVTSGLAEGKTMSQGIEEMDKIASNVLDDSFRTSLAGDSKDFMESSSSLMFAFILAIILIFLVLAAQFESFKDPVIVMMTVPLAITGALLFMWVFDITMNIFSQIGIIMLVGLVSKNGILIVEFANQRKLAGMNKFDAIRYAAAARFRPILMTSLSTILGVLPLAMGWGEGAQSRVAMGVAVVGGMTLSTFLTLYVVPSIYLFISSESKSITNESNNSVELDTK, translated from the coding sequence ATGAGTTTAGCATCAACAAGTATAAAACGGCCCGTTCTCACAACAGTATTTTCACTGGTAATCATAATATTTGGCATCATCGGATTGACTTATCTCGGTATCAGGGAGTTTCCAAATGTTGACCCGCCCATAATATCCGTAAATACCAATTACCCTGGTGCAAATTCAGATGTTATTGAAACTCAGATTACCGAGCCTTTGGAGCAGGCAATAAACGGCATTCCTGGTATTCGTGTATTAACCAGCAACAGCAGGCAGGGACGTAGCAATATTACTGTGGAATTTGAATTATCCGTTGATATGGAAACGGCAGCCAATGATGTAAGGGATAAAGTTTCGCAGGCACAAAGGCGTTTGCCACGCGATTGTGACCCTCCTACTGTTTCCAAAGCCGATGCTGACACCCGCCCTATAATCATGATTGCAGTGAAAAGCCCTAAAAGGTCACTGCTGGAGATTTCGGAAATTGCCGACCTTACCTTCAAAGAGCAACTGCAAACCGTACCGGGGGTGAGTTCTGTAGCTATCTGGGGCGAAAAGCGCTATGCGATGCGCATATGGCTGGATCCACAAAAACTGGCAGGCTATCAACTTACACCTCTGGATGTAAAGAACGCTATATTACGCGAAAATGTCGAGTTGCCCGCTGGAAGTATTGAAGGCTCAAACACTGAACTTACTATCAGAGCCCTTGGCCTGATGTCTACACCTCAGGAATATAATGCCCTTATCTTACGGCAAACCGGCGACCAGATTGTCAGGGTGAGTGATATTGGCCGTGCCGAACTGGGCCCGGAAGAATTGCGCGGTATCGCCAAAATGAATGGCGTGCCTATGATAGCCACAGCAATAATACCTCAACCCGGCGCTAATCATATTGAAATTGCTGATGAAGTTTATAAAAGGCTCGAATACATAAAAAAAAACCTTCCCTCTGATGTTACTTATGAAATCGGATTAGATAATTCAAAATACATAAGGGCTTCCATAAAAGAAGTACTGTCAACGATTTACCTTGCTTTTTTTCTGGTGGTCATCATTATTTTTGCCTTTTTACGCGACTGGCGCACCACATTGATTCCGATGCTTGTCATCCCGGTTTCTTTAATAGGTTCCTTTTTCGTAATGTATCTCTTCGGGTTCTCCATCAATGTATTGACACTTCTTGCTATTGTACTGTCTATTGGCCTTGTGGTTGATGATGCAATAGTGATGATGGAAAATATTTATGTAAAGATTGAAAAAGGAATGTCACCGCTTGAAGCTGGCTTTAAAGGGTCTAATGAAATATTTTTCGCTATTATTTCTACTACTTTAACGCTCATTGCAGTTTTTATCCCCATAGTTTTCCTGGAAGGAATGACTGGAAGATTGTTCAGGGAATTTAGTATTGTGATTGCAGGCGCTGTTGCCATTTCAGCTTTTGTGGCCCTTACCCTGACCCCCATGCTGTCAACCAAGCTCCTTAAAACAAGGCACAAAAGAAGCAACACATATAATTTTACAGAGAAGTTTTTTGTTTCTTTTAATAATGCGTATCAAAAATCCCTTAATGCTTTTTTGAATAAAAAATACATTTCCCTAATTATCCTTTTTTCGGCAATTATATTGATTTTTATTTTTTGGAGAAGCATCCCTGCCGAAATGGCGCCCCTTGAAGACAGGTCGCAGATGAATGTCAACATTACCTCTCAGGAAGGAGCTACCTATGATTTTAAACTTAAATATATTGATGAGGTTGATGAACTTGTAAAAAAAATCATTCCCGAGTACGATAAAATAACTACGATGGTTCGAACCGACTGGAGTGTTGTCCAAATTTTGCTGGTTGACCCATCCAAAAGAAAAAGAACTCAACAGGAAATGGCTATCCAACTAACAAATGAACTGCGAAAAAAAACCCGCGCAAGAGCAAGTGTAATACAGCAATCTACTTTTGGCGGGCGCCGCGCAGGCCTTCCAGTGCAATATGTGATTCAGGCGCCCAACATTGATAAACTTCGTGAAATACTTCCGGAATTTATGACAAAAGTACAGGAAAACCCCACATTTGTCATGGCGGATGTTAATCTTAAGTTTACCAAGCCGGAACTTCAGATTGTGATTAACAGGGACAAAGCAAATCTTCTCGGGGTTTCTACTGAAAATATTGGGCAGACATTGCAACTGGCGCTTAGCGGACAACGGTTCGGGTATTTTATCATGAACGGGAAACAATATCAGATACTGGGTGAGTTGGCCCGGGCAGACCGTAACAAGCCCCTTGACTTAAAATCATTATATGTAAGAAACAACAATGGGGATATGGTGCAGCTTGACAATTTTGTTTCCTTGCAGGAATCCACAGCCCCGCCCCAATTGTTCCGGCACAACCGTTTTGTAGCCGCCACTGTTACTTCGGGACTTGCTGAAGGGAAAACCATGAGCCAGGGTATTGAAGAAATGGACAAAATTGCTTCTAACGTGCTGGATGATTCTTTCAGAACATCGCTTGCAGGCGACTCGAAAGACTTTATGGAAAGCTCTTCCAGTCTGATGTTTGCCTTCATTCTGGCCATCATCCTCATATTTTTGGTTCTTGCGGCACAGTTTGAAAGCTTTAAAGACCCGGTAATAGTGATGATGACTGTCCCACTGGCTATTACAGGCGCACTGCTGTTCATGTGGGTTTTTGACATCACCATGAATATTTTCAGTCAGATAGGCATCATTATGCTGGTAGGGCTGGTTTCGAAAAACGGAATACTTATCGTGGAATTTGCCAATCAGCGCAAGCTGGCGGGGATGAATAAATTTGACGCTATACGCTATGCAGCAGCAGCCCGTTTCAGACCAATTTTAATGACCAGCCTGTCCACCATACTGGGAGTGTTGCCCCTGGCAATGGGATGGGGCGAAGGCGCTCAAAGCAGAGTGGCGATGGGGGTAGCCGTAGTGGGAGGAATGACATTATCAACATTCCTGACACTGTATGTGGTGCCATCCATTTATCTGTTTATTTCAAGTGAATCAAAAAGCATAACTAATGAATCCAATAATTCCGTTGAACTTGATACGAAATAA
- a CDS encoding TolC family protein produces MNPIIPLNLIRNKKISFLFFFFFILSQAFAQEVYDLSRCIKLGMEQNFSLQVVRNNEKIAVNNYNVGNAGMLPDLSATGQFGGTLNSTNQSLRDSSDISANNIHNTTGSAGIDLGITIFKGFQVINTYKKLGKQSELAGLNKQMAIENLIAQIVSEYNNYIQQLILSKNLAYAVSLSRERVRIDEQRYLLGGASKMELLQSLVYLNADSSRYAQQNEVLRSSQIKLHELMSSEDPAVNIILKDTLIQINESLSYEELLSNTLASNTSLQIASKNQSISELDYKIIKSRYYPYLNLSTGYGYAYNAYGSGDIRNQQAYGMNYGLTLGINIFDGFNRNREIKNARVEIENKNFQYKEIEQEVKADLLSIFFAYENNIRLIRLEEQNLEIAHENLKIAIERYKLGNLSGIELREVQKSLLDAEERLISVKYMAKLAEISLKLISGKIMDYL; encoded by the coding sequence ATGAATCCAATAATTCCGTTGAACTTGATACGAAATAAAAAAATAAGCTTTTTGTTTTTTTTCTTTTTTATCCTGAGCCAGGCATTTGCTCAGGAGGTCTATGACCTTAGCCGCTGTATTAAGCTTGGAATGGAACAAAATTTTTCGTTGCAGGTGGTACGCAACAATGAAAAAATTGCTGTCAATAATTACAATGTCGGAAATGCTGGTATGTTACCAGACCTTTCTGCCACAGGCCAGTTTGGGGGCACACTGAACTCTACAAATCAAAGCCTGCGCGACAGCAGCGATATTTCAGCTAATAATATTCATAATACAACGGGCTCTGCCGGTATTGACTTAGGAATTACGATTTTCAAAGGCTTTCAGGTAATCAACACATACAAAAAACTGGGGAAGCAGAGTGAACTGGCAGGGCTCAACAAACAAATGGCCATTGAAAATCTTATAGCGCAGATTGTGTCAGAATACAACAATTATATTCAACAGCTAATTCTCAGTAAAAATCTGGCTTATGCTGTTTCCCTTTCGCGCGAACGTGTCCGCATTGATGAACAAAGGTATTTGCTGGGTGGCGCCTCAAAAATGGAATTATTACAATCCCTGGTTTACCTGAATGCTGACAGCTCAAGATATGCACAACAAAATGAAGTGCTGCGTTCTTCACAGATAAAACTGCACGAACTGATGTCTTCAGAAGACCCCGCAGTGAACATTATTTTGAAAGATACTTTGATTCAAATCAACGAAAGCCTTTCTTATGAAGAACTCTTGTCAAATACTCTTGCTAGCAATACCAGTTTGCAAATTGCATCAAAAAATCAGTCCATTTCCGAATTGGATTACAAAATAATTAAATCACGTTACTATCCTTACCTGAACCTTTCAACCGGTTATGGATATGCTTATAATGCTTATGGGAGCGGCGATATTCGCAATCAACAGGCTTACGGAATGAATTACGGCCTCACGCTCGGAATTAACATTTTTGATGGGTTCAACAGAAATCGTGAAATAAAAAATGCCCGCGTTGAAATTGAAAATAAAAATTTCCAATACAAAGAAATTGAGCAGGAAGTGAAGGCCGACCTGCTGAGTATTTTCTTTGCTTACGAAAATAATATCAGGCTTATACGTCTTGAAGAGCAAAATCTGGAAATTGCCCATGAGAACCTGAAAATTGCCATTGAGCGTTACAAACTGGGAAACCTGTCGGGAATAGAACTGCGGGAAGTGCAGAAGAGCCTTCTGGATGCTGAAGAACGCCTGATTTCCGTTAAGTACATGGCAAAACTTGCCGAAATCTCTTTAAAGCTGATTTCCGGAAAAATCATGGATTATTTATAA
- the recR gene encoding recombination mediator RecR translates to MKFIILNFVKKLIAVATYPSKLFDQAVNEFAKLPGIGRKSAVRMVLHLLRENSETSDALGNAIMKLRQEIRYCKYCYNITENDVCDICANIKRNKSIICVVEDIRDVIAIENTNQYNGVYHILGGIISPMDGIGPADLNINELLSRVADGACKEVVLALPATIEGDTTNFFLYKKLSSFDVDITTIARGISFGDELEYADEVTLGRSIINRTPYQGTVQVKQDNIF, encoded by the coding sequence ATGAAATTTATTATTCTTAATTTTGTAAAAAAACTTATTGCAGTGGCAACCTATCCTTCCAAACTCTTCGACCAGGCTGTGAATGAATTTGCAAAATTGCCGGGCATAGGACGCAAATCAGCGGTGCGCATGGTGTTGCACCTGTTACGCGAAAATTCCGAAACTTCTGATGCTCTTGGAAACGCCATCATGAAACTGCGACAGGAAATACGTTACTGTAAATATTGCTACAACATCACCGAAAACGATGTGTGTGACATCTGTGCCAATATTAAACGCAACAAATCCATCATCTGTGTTGTTGAAGATATCAGAGATGTGATAGCTATAGAAAATACAAACCAGTACAATGGCGTGTACCACATTCTGGGCGGTATCATTTCTCCCATGGACGGCATAGGCCCCGCCGACCTGAATATAAATGAGCTTCTATCACGTGTTGCGGATGGAGCATGTAAAGAGGTGGTACTTGCTTTGCCTGCAACTATCGAAGGGGATACCACCAACTTTTTCCTGTATAAAAAACTCAGCAGCTTTGATGTTGATATTACCACTATCGCCAGGGGCATCTCTTTCGGAGATGAATTGGAATATGCCGACGAGGTAACTTTGGGTCGCTCCATCATCAACCGCACACCATACCAGGGAACGGTGCAGGTGAAACAGGATAATATTTTTTAA
- a CDS encoding PD-(D/E)XK nuclease family protein, with amino-acid sequence MEFLKKTATYLLEQHKDDFSNLCIVLPNRRAGLFLKKYISQLISKPVFLPHITSIQDFIVELSGKDLVNEFIALTELYTSYAEIKKNEAETFDEFLKWGAKLLQDFDEIDQHLGDAHYIFTYLKEEKNLALWALDKKPLSEFQENYLRFYTLFYDIYRNFSQRLAENKLATYGMCCRAVAECMQKNDCRIRHKKVIFSGLNALTRSEEFIIHSIKDKGHAEMLWDADKYYIDNTGQEAGYFLRKHFKAFQEPEKKWVENLLLQDNKSITITGVAGHVGQVKYAADEINNLIKAGVRPEDIAVILNDENLLIPMLNSIPAEVDKFNITMGFPLKLSPVYSLIDLLFTLQKNAQKFKKVKNAHEPLFYFKDLQLLFSHSYFPVLTGELANGPGHNASFNKLLTEAKKIFYTTAELKALLQNNGIVLPKSLSRLLLPWKQEPSLALQNLTEMILFIKNKLPKKKNIETELLFFTYTIFNTIRTTVDKAKINFSLNTLHQLFIQYVSRATVPFSGEPLSGLQIMGMLETRTLDFENIFLLSVNEGVLPKGKPTNSFIPHSIRLDTGLPTYKHNEQIFAYHFYRLLQRSKNIHIVYNTQDDDFGGGEKSRFASQLLYELSYRNKNTVIKEKLLTIPPGKIISEPIYITKDEAINAKIGELAASGFSHSSLNILRKCGLRYYLHYIAGISEEEEIEETIDSAELGNKIHAILHEMFQPLLQKEIYEKDIEKCFEEVDSHLAKEFSPGSSHNFDLLSGKNLLIFHVVKDYITELLKKQISIVNSAREKYGSYQVLFTEKKLEAELTMQLNNKEQHVKIKGFLDRIDKIDNDIEVIDYKSGNTKNKNFNLDKLLADVQEPNSDYCFQMMLYLILCRNFQDFQGKNISCGVWGLRQIDAGLSKVYIKPEGQKEKIYDLSEEQIKMFEDLLENLLKRLFDSTENFTQTSNEENCKYCPYIKICGKLKQE; translated from the coding sequence ATGGAATTTCTAAAAAAAACAGCAACATATCTTCTGGAGCAGCATAAAGATGATTTCAGCAACCTGTGCATCGTGCTACCCAACCGCCGCGCAGGCTTGTTCCTGAAAAAATATATTTCGCAGCTTATCAGTAAGCCGGTTTTTCTTCCGCACATCACTTCCATACAGGATTTCATCGTTGAATTATCCGGCAAAGACTTAGTGAATGAATTTATCGCCCTCACAGAATTATACACCAGCTATGCCGAAATCAAAAAAAACGAAGCCGAGACTTTCGATGAGTTCCTGAAATGGGGAGCAAAGCTGTTGCAGGATTTTGACGAGATAGACCAGCACCTTGGCGATGCACACTATATCTTTACTTACCTGAAGGAAGAGAAAAACCTTGCCCTTTGGGCTCTCGACAAAAAACCCCTTAGCGAATTCCAGGAAAATTACCTTCGCTTTTACACTTTGTTTTATGACATTTACCGGAATTTCTCACAGCGGCTTGCAGAAAACAAACTGGCTACTTACGGTATGTGTTGCCGTGCTGTTGCAGAGTGCATGCAAAAAAACGACTGCCGTATCAGGCATAAAAAAGTTATTTTTTCAGGGCTCAACGCACTCACGCGTTCGGAAGAGTTTATTATTCATAGCATAAAAGACAAAGGCCATGCCGAAATGTTATGGGATGCGGACAAATACTATATCGATAATACCGGGCAGGAAGCGGGATATTTTTTAAGGAAACACTTTAAAGCTTTTCAGGAACCTGAAAAAAAATGGGTAGAAAACCTGCTCTTGCAAGACAATAAATCTATAACAATTACAGGAGTTGCTGGCCATGTGGGACAGGTTAAGTATGCAGCGGATGAAATCAACAACCTTATAAAAGCAGGTGTCAGACCCGAAGATATTGCTGTGATACTCAATGACGAGAACCTGCTGATACCCATGCTGAATTCAATACCTGCTGAAGTTGATAAATTTAATATCACCATGGGATTTCCATTGAAATTATCGCCGGTATATTCATTGATAGACCTGCTGTTTACGCTTCAGAAAAACGCACAAAAATTTAAAAAAGTTAAGAACGCCCATGAACCTTTGTTTTATTTCAAAGACCTGCAACTGTTGTTCAGCCACAGTTACTTTCCGGTATTAACAGGCGAACTGGCTAATGGCCCCGGCCATAATGCAAGTTTCAACAAACTGCTCACAGAAGCAAAAAAAATATTTTACACTACTGCAGAGCTAAAGGCTTTGCTTCAAAACAATGGTATCGTGTTACCGAAAAGTCTCAGCCGCCTGCTTCTTCCATGGAAACAGGAACCAAGCCTGGCCTTGCAAAATCTTACTGAGATGATTTTATTCATCAAAAATAAACTGCCAAAGAAAAAGAATATTGAAACAGAGCTGTTGTTTTTCACATACACCATTTTCAACACGATAAGAACCACTGTTGACAAAGCAAAGATAAACTTCAGCCTGAACACGCTGCATCAGCTTTTTATACAATATGTTTCCAGAGCCACTGTGCCTTTTAGCGGGGAGCCCCTCAGCGGACTGCAAATTATGGGGATGCTCGAAACCCGCACTCTTGACTTTGAAAATATCTTTCTGTTGTCAGTGAATGAAGGCGTGCTTCCAAAGGGAAAGCCCACCAATTCATTCATCCCTCACTCCATCCGCCTTGATACAGGCTTGCCAACATACAAACATAATGAACAAATTTTTGCCTACCATTTTTATCGCCTGTTGCAAAGAAGTAAAAATATTCACATCGTATATAACACTCAGGATGATGATTTCGGTGGTGGCGAAAAAAGCCGCTTTGCCAGCCAACTTCTTTATGAACTGTCTTACCGGAATAAAAACACCGTCATAAAAGAAAAATTGCTGACTATTCCTCCCGGTAAAATTATTAGCGAGCCTATTTACATCACAAAAGACGAAGCGATAAATGCCAAAATTGGAGAACTGGCGGCTTCGGGCTTTTCTCATTCGTCCCTTAACATTTTACGCAAATGCGGCTTGAGGTATTATTTACACTATATCGCCGGTATCAGTGAAGAGGAAGAAATAGAAGAAACCATTGACAGTGCAGAACTTGGCAATAAGATTCACGCGATACTTCATGAAATGTTCCAACCTTTACTGCAGAAAGAAATTTACGAGAAAGACATAGAAAAATGCTTTGAAGAAGTGGACAGCCACCTTGCCAAAGAATTCAGCCCAGGCAGCAGCCATAATTTTGACCTTTTGAGCGGTAAAAACCTGCTAATATTTCACGTTGTGAAAGATTATATCACCGAACTACTCAAAAAACAAATATCCATAGTGAACAGCGCAAGAGAAAAGTATGGAAGCTATCAGGTGTTATTTACTGAAAAAAAACTGGAAGCAGAACTTACCATGCAGCTTAACAATAAAGAACAGCACGTAAAAATCAAGGGTTTTCTTGACCGTATCGATAAAATTGATAACGACATTGAAGTTATTGATTACAAAAGCGGAAACACAAAGAACAAAAACTTCAACCTTGACAAATTACTTGCAGATGTGCAGGAGCCTAACAGCGATTATTGTTTCCAGATGATGTTGTATTTGATACTGTGTCGTAATTTCCAGGACTTTCAGGGTAAAAATATCAGTTGCGGAGTTTGGGGACTGAGACAGATTGATGCTGGGCTCAGCAAAGTATATATCAAACCTGAAGGGCAAAAAGAAAAAATCTATGACCTGAGTGAAGAGCAAATAAAAATGTTTGAAGACTTGCTGGAAAATTTACTAAAACGTCTGTTTGACTCTACAGAAAACTTCACACAGACAAGCAATGAAGAAAATTGCAAGTATTGTCCATATATTAAAATTTGCGGAAAATTGAAGCAGGAATAA
- a CDS encoding TonB-dependent receptor encodes MKKIMLSLVLPMLISVYAMAQHTISGTVREKNTGQALFGASVGFTGLFIGAATDAEGNFTIKNLKKGTYLLKVSFIGYNEYQQTLELNENIILNIVLEKKTILQDEVIISSTRVGENEPSTYTNISMEEIQRANLGQDIPYILSSTPALVSSSDAGNGVGYTSLRIRGNDMTRINVTINGIPVNDAESQGVFWVDLPDIASSIDNVQIQRGVGTSTNGSAAFGASINFQTTKLNPEPYAEYNLSYGSFDTWKHSLLAGTGLLAGHWTVDVRLSKLNSSGYIDRAKSDLKSLFFSGGYYGEKTIVKAVIFSGKEKTYQAWMGVPKDSLQSNRTYNPYTYDNQTDNYQQDNYQLLFSQEIGKRFLLNAAMHLTYGRGYYEEYEENSDFASYGLPNVIIGADTITATNLVRQKWLNNYFYGFTFSGTYNNHKNLKIILGGSGNQYLGDHFGDIIRGDYLSLSDHSLRWYFNTAKKSELSIYTKINLNFSKKVYAYLDLQYRGVKFCLDSIDSKLRDITQAHGFNFFNPKIGFTYDISNKHNMYFAIAMSNREPNGNNYADANPEKPKPVSETLLNAEAGYTFKSKFVKSTVNGYYMHYINQLVLTGEINEAGYPIMTNVPKSYRAGIEVTAVAQLFKRLTWEMNACFSQNKIIDFTEYVDDWDNGGQIQNKLGNTDIAFSPDWVVGNNFTVNIIKNLNISLTSKYVSRQYIDNTSDRERSLNPYCISNILIDYKFKLSVIKEIDFSLMLNNIFNKKYENNAWVYRYYYNGTYNVMDGYFPQAGFNFMAGFKIKL; translated from the coding sequence ATGAAAAAAATTATGTTAAGTTTGGTTCTGCCAATGCTTATATCCGTTTATGCAATGGCACAACACACCATCTCTGGCACTGTGCGTGAAAAAAATACGGGGCAGGCACTGTTTGGCGCTTCGGTAGGATTCACAGGCTTATTCATTGGAGCTGCCACGGATGCCGAAGGAAATTTTACGATTAAAAATTTAAAAAAAGGCACGTATTTGCTTAAAGTATCCTTTATTGGATATAACGAATACCAGCAAACCTTAGAATTAAACGAGAACATTATTCTGAATATAGTACTTGAGAAAAAAACCATTTTACAGGATGAAGTTATCATCAGTTCAACGCGTGTCGGCGAAAACGAACCATCCACATACACAAATATCAGCATGGAAGAAATACAAAGGGCCAACCTCGGACAGGATATTCCTTACATTTTAAGTTCCACTCCTGCCCTGGTATCTTCATCCGATGCCGGCAACGGCGTAGGCTACACCAGTTTACGCATCCGTGGCAACGACATGACTAGAATAAATGTTACCATCAACGGTATTCCAGTAAACGATGCGGAATCACAGGGCGTTTTCTGGGTGGATTTGCCTGATATCGCTTCCTCTATTGACAATGTTCAGATACAACGTGGCGTTGGAACTTCCACAAACGGTTCGGCAGCCTTCGGAGCCAGCATCAATTTCCAGACCACAAAACTCAATCCCGAACCTTATGCGGAATATAATCTTTCTTACGGCTCTTTTGATACATGGAAACATTCGCTACTTGCCGGAACAGGCTTACTGGCAGGACATTGGACAGTGGATGTCAGGCTTTCCAAACTAAACTCCAGCGGATATATTGACAGAGCAAAATCCGACCTGAAATCATTGTTTTTCAGTGGTGGCTACTACGGAGAAAAAACAATTGTGAAAGCAGTCATTTTCTCTGGAAAAGAGAAGACATACCAGGCATGGATGGGTGTGCCCAAAGATTCGCTGCAAAGCAACCGCACTTACAATCCCTATACATACGACAACCAGACCGACAATTACCAGCAGGATAATTACCAGCTGCTTTTTTCGCAGGAAATCGGAAAACGTTTCCTGCTAAACGCAGCGATGCATTTAACTTATGGCCGCGGATATTATGAAGAGTACGAAGAAAACTCGGATTTTGCATCTTACGGTCTGCCCAATGTCATCATCGGAGCAGATACCATCACAGCCACAAATCTTGTCAGGCAAAAATGGTTAAATAACTATTTTTACGGTTTTACGTTTTCAGGTACTTATAACAACCATAAAAACCTGAAAATAATTTTGGGAGGCTCGGGTAACCAATATCTGGGCGACCATTTCGGTGATATCATCAGGGGCGATTACCTTTCCTTATCAGACCACTCACTGCGATGGTATTTCAATACAGCAAAAAAATCCGAACTGAGCATCTACACAAAAATAAATCTGAATTTCAGCAAAAAAGTTTACGCCTACCTTGACCTGCAATACCGCGGCGTAAAATTCTGCCTCGACAGCATAGATTCTAAACTCCGGGATATAACACAAGCGCATGGCTTTAACTTTTTCAACCCGAAAATCGGCTTTACTTATGATATCAGCAATAAACATAATATGTACTTCGCTATAGCCATGTCGAACCGTGAGCCAAACGGGAACAATTACGCAGATGCCAACCCTGAAAAGCCTAAGCCGGTGAGTGAAACCCTGCTGAATGCCGAAGCCGGATATACCTTCAAAAGCAAATTCGTAAAAAGCACTGTGAACGGATATTATATGCACTACATTAATCAACTGGTTCTTACAGGCGAAATAAACGAAGCGGGCTATCCTATCATGACCAACGTACCAAAAAGCTACCGCGCAGGTATTGAAGTAACTGCAGTAGCTCAGCTTTTTAAGCGGCTGACCTGGGAAATGAATGCCTGTTTCAGCCAGAACAAAATAATTGATTTCACCGAGTATGTGGATGACTGGGACAACGGAGGACAGATTCAAAATAAACTGGGCAATACCGATATTGCCTTTTCGCCCGATTGGGTCGTTGGCAATAATTTCACTGTAAACATTATTAAAAACCTAAATATTTCACTTACAAGCAAATATGTGAGCAGGCAATACATTGATAATACTTCTGACAGGGAGCGTTCTCTAAACCCATATTGCATCAGTAACATTCTGATTGACTACAAATTCAAATTGTCCGTAATAAAAGAAATTGACTTCTCATTGATGCTGAACAATATATTCAACAAAAAATATGAGAACAATGCCTGGGTGTACAGGTATTATTATAACGGAACATACAATGTTATGGACGGATACTTTCCTCAGGCTGGATTTAATTTTATGGCAGGGTTTAAAATCAAGCTATAA